The following are encoded together in the Gadus chalcogrammus isolate NIFS_2021 chromosome 2, NIFS_Gcha_1.0, whole genome shotgun sequence genome:
- the st13 gene encoding hsc70-interacting protein translates to MDPQKISDLKSFVQLCQSNSSVLHLPEMEFFRTWLKGMGAFIPLPRKSEGSCKGGCPCGPKSSDAQEEAISEDESDIEIDNEGVIEPDTDEPQEMGDFENLEVTEEMMEQANDKKMEAINALGEGDLPKALELFTDAIKLNPCVAILYAKRASVFIQMKKPNAAMRDCDRAITINPDSAQPYKWRGKANKLLGNWEEAAKDLATACKLDYDEDASALLKEVQPKATKIIEHRRKYERKREEKEIKDKKERIKKAKEEHERAQKGEDARQASGGGGAGGFPGFPGAGGFPGGAGGFPGGAGGFPGGAGGFPGGAGGFPGGAGGFPGGAGGAGGSPFGMPGIGDLLNDPEVLNAMKDQDVMDAFQDVAQNPANISKYQGNPKIMALITKLSAKFGAPPQT, encoded by the exons ATGGACCCACAGAAGATCTCGGACTTGAAGTCCTTCGTGCAGTTATGCCAGTCCAACTCGTCGGTGCTGCACCTGCCGGAGATGGAGTTCTTCAGGACGTGGCTGAAGGG AATGGGCGCCTTTATCCCTCTACCCAGAAAGAGCGAGGGTTCGTGCAAG GGCGGCTGTCCATGCGGTCCCAAGTCCTCCGACGCCCAAGAGGAGGCCATCTCCGAGGACGAGAGTGACATAG agatcGACAACGAGGGCGTGATCGAGCCCGACACGGACGAGCCTCAGGAGATGGGGGACTTCGAGAACCTGGAG GTGACGGAGGAGATGATGGAGCAGGCCAACGACAAGAAGATGGAGGCCATCAACGCCCTGGGAGAGG GGGACCTGCCGAAGGCTCTGGAGCTCTTCACCGACGCCATCAAGCTCAACCCCTGCGTGGCCATCCTGTATGCCAAGAGGGCCAG tgtctTCATCCAGATGAAGAAGCCCAACGCCGCCATGAGAGACTGCGACCGCGCCATCACCATCAACCCCGACTCTGCACAGCCCTACAAGTGGAGGGGGAAGGCCAACAA GCTCCTGGGGAACTGGGAGGAGGCGGCTAAGGACCTGGCCACGGCCTGCAAGCTGGACTACGACGAGGACGCCTCGGCCCTGCTGAAGGAGGTGCAGCCCAAGGCCACCAAGATCATCGAGCACCGACGCAAGTACGAGCgcaagagggaggagaaggagatcaAGGACAAGAAGGAGCGCATCAAGAAGGCCAAAGAGGAGCACGAGCGCGCCCAGAAG GGGGAGGATGCCCGGCAGgcgtctggaggaggaggagccggaggattCCCAGGGTTCCCAG GGGCCGGTGGCTTCCCAGGAGGGGCCGGAGGTTTCCCAGGAGGGGCCGGAGGTTTCCCAGGAGGTGCCGGAGGTTTCCCAGGAGGGGCCGGAGGTTTCCCAGGAGGTGCCGGAGGTTTCCCAGGAGGTGCCGGTGGGGCCGGTGGGTCTCCCTTCGGTATGCCCGGGATCGGGGATCTGTTGAACGACCCCGAGGTGCTGAACGCCATGAAG gACCAAGACGTCATGGACGCCTTCCAGGACGTGGCCCAGAACCCGGCCAACATCTCAAAGTACCAGGGCAACCCCAAGATCATGGCCCTCATCACCAAGCTGAGCGCCAAGTTCGGGGCTCCTCCTCAGACctag